A region of the Deinococcus seoulensis genome:
TCAGGACGCGCTCGGTGCCGTCCATGCCGTTCTGCGCGGCCCAGGAGACGAAGTTCTTGGTCTTGCCGTCGACGTCGAAGCCGTCCACTGCGACCAGTTTGCCTTCGTCCTGGCGGGCGGCCAGGGCCATGGCGAGGCCCAGCTGGCGGACCTTGCGGGGCAGGGTGTAGCCGTAGCTGCGGGGTTTCGGGCCGAAGGCGACGCCGCCGCCCACGAAGGTGGGGACGCTGCGGTCGCCGTGACGGGCGTTACCGGTGCCTTTCTGGCTGAACATCTTCTTGCCGGTCGCGCTCACCTGAGCGCGGGTCTTGGTGCTGGCCGTGCCGCGGCGGCGGCTGGCGAGCTGCCAGGTGACGACGTCGTGCAGGACGCCGCTGTTCACTTCCGGCAGTTCGAGGTCGATGGTGCGGCCCCCGTTCTTGCCGATGACGTTGATCTGCGCCATGTCTTACTTGCCTCCCTTGGCAGCCTGGCGCAGCACGACGAGTCCACCGTTGGCACCGGGGATCGCGCCCTTGACCAGGATGATGTTCTCGTCAGCGCGGATCTCGACCACTTCCAGGTTCTGGACGGTGATGCGCTCCATGCCCATGTGGCCGGCCATGCGTTTGCCCTTGTACACGCGGCCGGGCGTTTTACGCTGGCCGATGGAACCGGGGCGACGGTGCCATTTCTTGGAACCGTGGCTGGCGGGACCACCCTTGAAGTTCCAGCGCTTCATGACGCCCTGGAAGCCTTTCCCCTTGCTGGTGCCGGTCGCGTCGATCTTCTCGCCTTCGGCGAAGATGTCGATGCTGACGGTGTCGCCTTCGGGGTTGAAGTCGCGGAA
Encoded here:
- the rplD gene encoding 50S ribosomal protein L4, whose translation is MAQINVIGKNGGRTIDLELPEVNSGVLHDVVTWQLASRRRGTASTKTRAQVSATGKKMFSQKGTGNARHGDRSVPTFVGGGVAFGPKPRSYGYTLPRKVRQLGLAMALAARQDEGKLVAVDGFDVDGKTKNFVSWAAQNGMDGTERVLIVTDDAQTRQAARNVAWATVMPVAGLNAYDILRHDRLVIDAIALEPAQEGEEA
- the rplC gene encoding 50S ribosomal protein L3; the protein is MKGILGTKIGMTQIWKGDRAVPVTVVLAGPCPVVQRKTAQTDGYEAVQIGYAPKREKSVNKPALGHFKKAGVSPVRFLREFRDFNPEGDTVSIDIFAEGEKIDATGTSKGKGFQGVMKRWNFKGGPASHGSKKWHRRPGSIGQRKTPGRVYKGKRMAGHMGMERITVQNLEVVEIRADENIILVKGAIPGANGGLVVLRQAAKGGK